A stretch of the Pan paniscus chromosome 2, NHGRI_mPanPan1-v2.0_pri, whole genome shotgun sequence genome encodes the following:
- the CELSR3 gene encoding cadherin EGF LAG seven-pass G-type receptor 3 isoform X1 produces the protein MMARRPPWRGLGGRSTPILLLLLLSLFPLSQEELGGGGHQGWDPGLAATTGPRAHIGGGALALCPESSGVREDGGPGLGVREPIFVGLRGRRQSARNSRGPPEQPNEELGIEHGVQPLGSRERETGQGPGSVLYWRPEVSSCGRTGPLQRGSLSPGALSSGVPGSGNSSPLPSDFLIRHHGPKPVSSQRNAGTGSRKRVGTARCCGELWATGSKGQGERATTSGAERTAPRRNCLPGASGSGPELDSAPRTARTVPASGSAPRESRTAPEPAPKRMRSRGVFRRRFLPQRPGPRPPGLPARPEARKITSANRARFRRAANRHPQFPQYNYQTLVPENEAAGTAVLRVVAQDPDAGEAGRLVYSLAALMNSRSLELFSIDPQSGLIRTAAALDRESMERHYLRVTAQDHGSPRLSATTMVAVTVADRNDHSPVFEQAQYRETLRENVEEGYPILQLRATDGDAPPNANLRYRFVGPPAARAAAAAAFEIDPRSGLISTSGRVDREHMESYELVVEASDQGQEPGPRSATVRVHITVLDENDNAPQFSEKRYVAQVREDVRPHTVVLRVTATDRDKDANGLVHYNIISGNSRGHFAIDSLTGEIQVVAPLDFEAEREYALRIRAQDAGRPPLSNNTGLASIQVVDINDHIPIFVSTPFQVSVLENAPLGHSVIHIQAVDADHGENARLEYSLTGVAPDTPFVINSATGWVSVSGPLDRESVEHYFFGVEARDHGSPPLSASASVTVTVLDVNDNRPEFTMKEYHLRLNEDAAVGTSVVSVTAVDRDANSAISYQITGGNTRNRFAISTQGGVGLVTLALPLDYKQERYFKLVLTASDRALHDHCYVHINITDANTHRPVFQSAHYSVSVNEDRPVGSTIVVISASDDDVGENARITYLLEDNLPQFRIDADSGAITLQAPLDYEDQVTYTLAITARDNGIPQKADTTYVEVMVNDVNDNAPQFVASHYTGLVSEDAPPFTSVLQISATDRDAHANGRVQYTFQNGEDGDGDFTIEPTSGIVRTVRRLDREAVSVYELTAYAVDRGVPPLRTPVSIQVMVQDVNDNAPVFPAEEFEVRVKENSIVGSVVAQITAVDPDEGPNAHIMYQIVEGNIPELFQMDIFSGELTALIDLDYEARQEYVIVVQATSAPLVSRATVHIRLVDQNDNSPVLNNFQILFNNYVSNRSDTFPSGIIGRIPAYDPDVSDHLFYSFERGNELQLLVVNQTSGELRLSRKLDNNRPLVASMLVTVTDGLHSVTAQCVLRVVIITEELLANSLTVRLENMWQERFLSPLLGRFLEGVAAVLATPAEDVFIFNIQNDTDVGGTVLNVSFSALAPRGAGAGAAGPWFSSEELQEQLYVRRAALAARSLLDVLPFDDNVCLREPCENYMKCVSVLRFDSSAPFLASASTLFRPIQPIAGLRCRCPPGFTGDFCETELDLCYSNPCRNGGACARREGGYTCVCRPRFTGEDCELDTVAGRCVPGVCRNGGTCTDAPNGGFRCQCPAGGAFEGPRCEVAARSFPPSSFVMFRGLRQRFHLTLSLSFATVQQSGLLFYNGRLNEKHDFLALELVAGQVRLTYSTGESNTVVSPTVPGGLSDGQWHTVHLRYYNKPRTDALGGAQGPSKDKVAVLSVDDCDVAVALQFGAEIGNYSCAAAGVQTSSKKSLDLTGPLLLGGVPNLPENFPVSHKDFIGCMRDLHIDGRRVDMAAFVANNGTMAGCQAKLHFCDSGPCKNSGFCSERWGGFSCDCPVGFGGKDCRLTMAHPHHFRGNGTLSWNFGSDMAVSVPWYLGLAFRTRATQGVLMQVQAGPHSTLLCQLDRGLLSVTVTRGSGRASHLLLDQVTVSDGRWHDLRLELQEEPGGRRGHHVLMVSLDFSLFQDTMAVGSELQGLKVKQLHVGGLPPGSAEEAPQGLVGCIQGVWLGSTPSGSPALLPPSHRVNAEPGCVVTNACASGPCPPHADCRDLWQTFSCTCRPGYYGPGCVDACLLNPCQNEGSCRHLPGAPHGYTCDCVGGYFGHHCEHRMDQQCPRGWWGSPTCGPCNCDVHKGFDPNCNKTNGQCHCKEFHYRPRGSDSCLPCDCYPVGSTSRSCAPHSGQCPCRPGALGRQCNSCDSPFAEVTASGCRVLYDACPKSLRSGVWWPQTKFGVLATVPCPRGALGLRGAGAAVRLCDEAQGWLEPDLFNCTSPAFQELSLLLDGLELNKTALDTMEAKKLAQRLREVTGHTDHYFSQDVRVTARLLAHLLAFESHQQGFGLTATQDAHFNENLLWAGSALLAPETGDLWAALGQRAPGGSPGSAGLVRHLEEYAATLARNMELTYLNPMGLVTPNIMLSIDRMEHASSPRGAHRYPRYHSNLFRGQYAWDPHTHVLLPSQSPRPSPSEVLPTSSSIENSTTSSVVPPPAPPEPEPGISIIILLVYRTLGGLLPAQFQAERRGARLPQNPVMNSPVVSVAVFHGRNFLRGILESPISLEFRLLQTANRSKAICVQWDPPGLAEQHGVWTARDCELVHRNGSHARCRCSRTGTFGVLMDASPRERLEGDLELLAVFTHVVVAVSVAALVLTAAILLSLRSLKSNVRGIHANVAAALGVAELLFLLGIHRTHNQLVCTAVAILLHYFFLSTFAWLFVQGLHLYRMQVEPRNVDRGAMRFYHALGWGVPAVLLGLAVGLDPEGYGNPDFCWISVHEPLIWSFAGPVVLVIVMNGTMFLLAARTSCSTGQREAKKTSALRTLRSSFLLLLLVSASWLFGLLAVNHSILAFHYLHAGLCGLQGLAVLLLFCVLNADARAAWTPACLGRKAAPEEARPAPGMGPGAYNNTALFEESGLIRITLGASTVSSVSSARSGRTQDQDSQRGRSYLRDNVLVRHGSAADHTDHSLQAHAGPTDLDVAMFHRDAGADSDSDSDLSLEEERSLSIPSSESEDNGRTRGRFQRPLCRAAQSERLLTHPKDVDGNDLLSYWPALGECEAAPCALQTWGSERRLGLDTSKDAANNNQPDPALTSGDETSLGRAQRQRKGILKNRLQYPLVPQTRGAPELSWCRAATLGHRAVPAASYGRIYAGGGTGSLSQPASRYSSREQLDLLLRRQLSRERLEEAPAPVLRPLSRPGSQECMDAAPGRLEPRDRGSTLPRRQPPRDYPGTMAGRFGSRDALDLGAPREWLSTLPPPRRTRDLDPQPPPLPLSPQRQLSRDPLLPSRPLDSLSRSSNSREQLDQVPSRHPSREALGPPPQLLRAREDSVSGPSHGPSTEQLDILSSILASFNSSALSSVQSSSTPLGPHTTATPSATASVLGPSTPRSATSHSISELSPDSEVPRSEGHS, from the exons GCTCGGGGAACAGCTCGCCCCTCCCTTCAGACTTTTTGATTCGGCACCACGGTCCCAAGCCGGTGTCCTCCCAGCGGAACGCTGGGACAGGCTCCCGCAAAAGAGTGGGCACCGCGCGCTGCTGTGGGGAATTATGGGCAACAGGGAGCAAGGGTCAGGGCGAGAGAGCCACGACATCCGGAGCAGAAAGGACAGCCCCCCGGCGGAACTGTCTTCCAGGGGCCTCGGGATCTGGCCCCGAGCTGGATTCAGCACCACGCACGGCGAGGACAGTTCCTGCATCAGGTTCAGCACCCCGCGAGTCTCGGACAGCTCCCGAGCCGGCGCCCAAGCGCATGCGCTCCCGGGGTGTCTTCCGCCGCCGCTTCCTTCCGCAGCGCCCCGGGCCGCGTCCCCCGGGACTCCCGGCCCGTCCTGAAGCCAGGAAAATAACCTCGGCGAACCGGGCACGCTTTCGTCGCGCCGCAAACCGCCACCCGCAGTTTCCGCAGTACAACTACCAGACGCTGGTGCCGGAGAATGAGGCAGCAGGCACCGCGGTGCTACGCGTGGTTGCTCAGGACCCGGACGCCGGCGAGGCCGGGCGCCTAGTCTACTCGCTGGCGGCACTCATGAACAGCCGCTCGCTGGAGCTGTTCAGCATCGACCCGCAGAGCGGCCTTATCCGTACGGCGGCAGCTCTGGACCGCGAGAGCATGGAGCGTCACTACCTGCGTGTGACCGCGCAGGACCACGGCTCGCCGCGCCTCTCGGCCACCACGATGGTGGCCGTGACAGTAGCCGACCGCAACGACCACTCGCCGGTTTTTGAGCAAGCGCAGTACCGGGAGACGCTTCGCGAGAATGTGGAGGAGGGCTACCCTATCCTGCAGCTGCGTGCCACTGACGGCGACGCGCCCCCCAACGCCAACCTGCGCTACCGCTTCGTGGGGCCGCCAGCTGCGCGCGCTGCAGCTGCCGCCGCCTTCGAGATTGATCCACGCTCCGGCCTCATCAGCACCAGCGGTCGAGTGGACCGCGAGCACATGGAAAGCTATGAGCTGGTGGTGGAAGCCAGCGACCAGGGCCAGGAACCCGGGCCGCGCTCGGCCACTGTGCGCGTACACATAACTGTGCTAGACGAGAACGACAATGCTCCTCAGTTCAGCGAGAAGCGCTACGTGGCGCAGGTGCGCGAGGATGTGCGCCCCCACACAGTCGTGCTGCGCGTCACGGCCACTGACCGGGACAAGGACGCCAACGGATTGGTGCACTACAACATCATCAGTGGCAATAGCCGTGGCCACTTTGCCATCGACAGCCTCACTGGCGAGATCCAGGTGGTGGCACCTCTGGACTTCGAGGCAGAGAGAGAGTATGCCTTGCGCATCAGGGCGCAGGATGCTGGCCGGCCACCGCTGTCCAACAACACGGGCCTGGCCAGCATCCAGGTGGTGGACATCAATGACCACATTCCTATTTTTGTCAGCACGCCCTTCCAAGTTTCTGTCTTGGAAAATGCTCCCTTGGGTCACTCAGTCATCCACATTCAGGCAGTCGATGCAGACCATGGGGAGAATGCCAGATTGGAGTACTCCCTAACTGGTGTGGCACCTGATACTCCTTTTGTGATAAACAGCGCCACTGGCTGGGTCTCTGTGAGTGGTCCCCTGGACCGTGAGTCTGTGGAGCATTACTTCTTTGGTGTGGAGGCTCGAGACCATGGCTCACCCCCACTCTCTGCCTCAGCCAGTGTCACCGTGACTGTGCTGGATGTTAATGACAATCGGCCTGAGTTCACAATGAAGGAGTACCACCTACGACTGAATGAGGATGCAGCTGTGGGCACCAGTGTGGTCAGCGTGACCGCAGTAGACCGTGATGCCAACAGTGCCATCAGCTACCAGATCACAGGCGGCAATACCCGGAATCGCTTTGCCATCAGCACCCAGGGGGGTGTGGGTCTGGTgactctggctctgccactggaCTACAAGCAGGAACGCTACTTCAAGCTGGTACTAACTGCATCTGACCGTGCCCTTCATGATCACTGCTATGTGCACATCAACATCACAGATGCCAACACTCATCGGCCGGTCTTTCAAAGTGCCCACTACTCAGTGAGTGTGAATGAAGATCGGCCAGTGGGTAGCACCATAGTGGTCATCAGTGCCTCTGATGATGACGTGGGTGAGAATGCTCGTATCACCTATCTCCTGGAGGACAACCTGCCCCAGTTCCGCATTGATGCAGACTCAGGAGCCATTACATTACAGGCCCCATTAGACTATGAGGACCAGGTGACCTACACCCTGGCTATCACAGCTCGGGACAATGGCATCCCACAGAAGGCAGACACTACTTATGTGGAGGTGATGGTCAATGACGTGAATGACAATGCTCCACAATTTGTGGCCTCCCACTATACGGGGCTGGTCTCTGAGGATGCCCCACCTTTCACCAGTGTCCTGCAGATCTCAGCCACTGACCGGGATGCTCATGCCAATGGCCGGGTCCAGTACACTTTCCAGAATGGTGAAGACGGGGATGGAGATTTTACCATTGAGCCCACCTCTGGAATTGTCCGTACAGTAAGGCGGCTAGACCGGGAGGCAGTATCAGTGTATGAGTTGACTGCCTACGCAGTGGACAGAGGTGTGCCCCCACTCCGGACTCCAGTCAGTATCCAGGTGATGGTGCAGGATGTGAACGACAATGCACCTGTCTTCccagctgaggagtttgaggtgCGGGTGAAAGAGAATAGCATTGTGGGCTCAGTGGTGGCCCAGATCACTGCAGTGGACCCTGACGAAGGCCCCAATGCCCATATAATGTACCAGATCGTGGAGGGGAACATCCCTGAGCTGTTCCAAATGGACATCTTCTCTGGAGAACTGACGGCACTCATTGACCTAGACTATGAGGCTCGCCAAGAATATGTGATTGTGGTGCAGGCCACATCTGCTCCTTTGGTCAGCCGGGCCACTGTGCACATCCGCCTGGTTGACCAGAATGACAACAGCCCTGTGCTCAACAACTTCCAGATCCTCTTCAACAACTATGTATCCAACCGTTCAGACACCTTCCCATCGGGCATTATTGGGCGCATCCCAGCTTATGACCCCGATGTCTCCGACCACCTCTTCTACTCCTTTGAGCGTGGCAATGAGCTGCAGCTGCTGGTAGTCAACCAGACCAGTGGGGAGCTGCGACTCAGCCGAAAGCTAGACAATAACCGCCCACTGGTGGCCTCCATGTTGGTGACTGTCACAG ATGGCCTGCACAGCGTGACGGCGCAGTGTGTGCTGCGCGTGGTCATCATCACGGAGGAGTTGCTGGCCAACAGCCTGACCGTGCGCCTTGAGAACATGTGGCAGGAGCGCTTCCTGTCACCGCTGCTGGGCCGCTTCCTCGAGGGCGTGGCTGCGGTGCTCGCTACGCCCGCTGAGGACGTCTTCATCTTCAACATCCAGAACGACACAGACGTAGGGGGCACCGTGCTCAATGTGAGTTTCTCGGCGCTGGCTCCACGTGGGGCCGGGGCGGGCGCTGCAGGGCCCTGGTTCAGCTCCGAGGAGCTGCAGGAGCAGTTGTACGTGCGCCGGGCGGCGCTGGCGGCTCGCTCCCTGCTCGACGTACTGCCCTTCGACGACAACGTGTGCCTGCGAGAGCCCTGTGAGAACTACATGAAATGCGTGTCCGTGCTCCGCTTTGACTCGTCCGCGCCCTTCCTGGCCTCGGCCTCCACGCTGTTCCGACCCATCCAGCCCATCGCTGGCCTGCGCTGCCGCTGCCCGCCCGGATTCACGGGAGACTTTTGCGAGACCGAGCTCGACCTCTGCTACTCCAACCCATGTCGCAACGGCGGAGCCTGCGCGCGGCGCGAGGGAGGCTACACGTGCGTCTGCCGCCCGCGCTTCACCG GAGAGGACTGCGAGCTGGACACCGTGGCCGGCCGCTGCGTGCCGGGCGTCTGCCGCAACGGGGGCACCTGCACCGACGCGCCCAACGGCGGCTTTCGCTGCCAGTGCCCGGCAGGCGGCGCCTTCGAGGGCCCGCGCTGCGAGGTGGCTGCGCGCTCCTTCCCGCCCAGTTCGTTCGTCATGTTTCGCGGCCTGCGGCAGCGATTCCACCTTACGCTGTCCCTCTC GTTCGCGACAGTGCAGCAGAGCGGGCTGCTCTTCTACAACGGGCGCCTGAACGAGAAGCACGACTTCCTGGCCCTGGAACTCGTGGCTGGCCAAGTGCGGCTCACATATTCCACGG GTGAATCCAACACCGTGGTCAGCCCCACAGTTCCAGGGGGCTTGAGTGATGGCCAATGGCATACAGTGCATCTGAGATACTACAACAAG CCCCGGACAGATGCCCTAGGGGGTGCACAGGGCCCCTCCAAGGACAAGGTGGCTGTGCTAAGCGTGGATGATTGTGATGTGGCCGTGGCTCTGCAGTTTGGTGCTGAGATTGGCAACTACTCATGCGCGGCTGCTGGTGTGCAAACAAGCTCCAAGAA GTCCCTGGACCTGACGGGCCCTCTTCTTCTGGGAGGTGTCCCCAACCTCCCCGAGAACTTCCCCGTATCCCATAAGGACTTCATCGGCTGTATGCGGGACCTGCACATTGATGGCCGCCGAGTGGACATGGCGGCTTTTGTCGCAAATAATGGCACCATGGCAG GCTGCCAAGCCAAGCTACACTTCTGTGACTCAGGCCCCTGCAAGAACAGTGGCTTCTGCTCGGAGCGCTGGGGCGGCTTCAGCTGCGACTGCCCTGTGGGCTTTGGCGGCAAAGACTGTCGGCTTA CTATGGCCCATCCCCACCATTTCCGTGGCAACGGCACACTGAGCTGGAACTTTGGAAGTGACATGGCTGTGTCTGTGCCATGGTACCTGGGGCTGGCATTTCGGACACGGGCAACGCAGGGGGTCCTGATGCAAGTGCAGGCTGGGCCACACAGCACGCTCCTTTGCCAG CTAGATCGGGGGTTACTGTCTGTGACAGTGACCAGGGGCTCGGGCCGTGCTTCCCATCTCCTTCTGGACCAGGTGACTGTCAGTGATGGCCGGTGGCACGATCTGCGGCTGGAGTTGCAGGAGGAACCAGGTGGCCGGCGGGGCCACCATGTCCTTATGGTCTCACTGGACTTTAGCCTCTTCCAG GACACCATGGCGGTGGGGAGTGAGCTGCAGGGCCTGAAGGTAAAGCAGCTCCACGTGGGAGGCCTGCCCCCCGGCAGTGCAGAGGAGGCTCCTCAGGGTCTGGTTGGCTGCATCCAG GGGGTGTGGCTCGGCTCCACACCCTCTGGCTCCCCGGCCCTGCTACCCCCCAGCCACCGAGTGAATGCGGAGCCTGGTTGTGTTGTGACCAACGCCTGTGCCTCTGGGCCCTGCCCACCTCACGCAGACTGCCGGGACCTCTGGCAGACCTTTTCTTGCACCTGCCGGCCAG GTTACTACGGCCCAGGCTGTGTGGATGCCTGCCTCCTGAACCCCTGTCAGAACGAGGGATCATGCCGGCACCTGCCAGGAGCCCCCCATGGCTATACCTGTGACTGTGTGGGTGGCTATTTCGGGCACCACTGTGAGCACAG GATGGACCAGCAGTGCCCACGGGGCTGGTGGGGGAGCCCAACCTGTGGCCCCTGCAACTGTGATGTTCACAAAGGTTTTGATCCCAACTGCAACAAGACAAATGGGCAGTGTCACTGCAAG GAGTTCCACTACCGACCGCGGGGCAGTGACTCTTGCCTCCCATGTGACTGCTACCCTGTGGGCTCCACCTCGCGCTCATGTGCACCCCACAGCGGGCAGTGCCCCTGTCGCCCAGGAGCCCTTGGCCGCCAGTGCAACAGCTGTGACAGTCCCTTCGCAGAGGTGACAGCCAGCGGCTGCCGGG TGCTCTATGATGCCTGCCCTAAGTCCCTGAGATCTGGTGTGTGGTGGCCCCAGACAAAGTTTGGCGTCCTGGCCACAGTGCCCTGTCCCCGGGGGGCCCTGG GATTGCGGGGTGCAG GTGCTGCTGTGCGGCTGTGTGATGAGGCCCAGGGTTGGCTGGAGCCCGACCTCTTCAACTGTACCTCCCCTGCCTTTCAAGAGCTCAGTCTGCTG CTGGATGGCCTAGAGCTGAACAAGACGGCACTGGATACCATGGAGGCCAAGAAGCTGGCTCAGCGGCTACGGGAGGTGACTGGCCACACTGACCACTATTTTAGCCAAGATGTTCGAGTCACTGCCCGCCTGCTGGCCCACCTGCTGGCCTTCGAGAGCCATCAGCAGGGCTTCGGGCTGACAGCCACACAGGATGCCCACTTCAATGAG AATCTGCTGTGGGCTGGCTCTGCACTGCTTGCCCCAGAGACAGGGGACTTGTGGGCGGCGCTGGGGCAGCGGGCCCCTGGGGGCTCCCCAGGCAGCGCGGGGCTGGTGAGGCACCTGGAGGAGTATGCAGCCACACTCGCAAGGAATATGGAACTCACATACCTGAATCCCATGGGGCTGGTGACGCCTAATATCA TGCTCAGCATTGACCGCATGGAGCACGCCAGTTCTCCCCGGGGGGCCCATCGCTACCCTCGCTACCATAGCAACCTTTTTCGAGGCCAGTATGCCTGGGATCCTCACACCCATGTGTTGCTGCCTTCCCAGTCCCCACGGCCATCCCCATCTGAAG TTCTGCCCACAAGCAGCAGCATAGAAAACTCCACCACCTCAAGTGTGGTCCCCCCACCAGCCCCACCAGAGCCAGAGCCTGGGATCTCCATCATCATTCTCCTCGTTTACCGCACCTTAGGGGGACTGCTCCCTGCCCAGTTCCAGGCGGAACGCCGAGGTGCCAG GCTTCCTCAGAACCCCGTCATGAACTCCCCGGTGGTCAGCGTGGCTGTGTTCCACGGACGCAACTTCCTAAGGGGAATCCTGGAGTCCCCCATCAGCCTAGAGTTTCGCCTGCTACAGACAGCGAATCGGAGCAAGGCGATCTGTGTGCAGTGGGACCCACCTGGCCT GGCGGAGCAGCATGGTGTGTGGACAGCACGGGACTGCGAGCTGGTGCACAGGAATGGGTCCCACGCACGGTGTCGCTGCAGCCGGACAGGGACCTTTGGGGTCCTCATGGATGCCTCTCCCCGTGAG AGGCTGGAGGGCGACCTGGAGCTGCTGGCTGTGTTCACCCACGTGGTCGTGGCTGTGTCTGTGGCTGCGCTGGTGCTGACTGCAGCCATCCTGCTGAGCCTGCGCAGCCTCAAGTCCAATGTGCGTGGGATCCATGCCAATGTGGCAGCCGCCCTGGGGGTGGCAGAGCTCCTCTTCCTGCTGGGGATTCACAGGACCCACAATCAG CTGGTGTGCACTGCAGTCGCCATCCTCCTGCACTACTTCTTCCTCAGCACCTTCGCGTGGCTCTTCGTGCAGGGGCTGCACCTCTACCGCATGCAGGTTGAGCCACGCAATGTGGACCGCGGCGCCATGCGCTTCTACCATGCCCTGGGCTGGGGCGTCCCTGCTGTGCTGCTGG GCCTTGCTGTGGGCCTGGACCCTGAGGGCTATGGGAACCCTGACTTCTGCTGGATCTCAGTCCACGAGCCCCTCATCTGGAGCTTTGCTGGCCCTGTTGTCCTGGTCATAGTG ATGAACGGGACCATGTTTCTCCTCGCTGCCCGCACATCCTGCTCCACAGGGCAGAGGGAGGCCAAGAAGACCTCTGCACT CAGGACCCTTCGCAGCTCCTTCCTGCTGCTTCTGCTGGTCAGTGCCTCCTGGCTCTTTGGGCTCCTGGCAGTCAACCACAGCATCCTAGCCTTCCACTACCTCCATGCTGGACTCTGCGGCCTCCAG GGCCTGGCGGTGCTGCTGCTCTTCTGTGTCCTAAATGCAGATGCTCGGGCTGCCTGGACGCCAGCCTGTCTGGGCAGGAAGGCAGCGCCTGAGGAGGCAAGGCCAGCACCTGGGATG GGACCTGGGGCCTACAACAACACGGCTCTCTTTGAGGAGAGTGGCCTCATCCGCATCACTCTGGGCGCCTCCACTGTCTCCTCTGTGAGCAGTGCCCGCTCCGGCCGGACCCAGGACCAGGACAGCCAGCGGGGCCGCAGCTACCTCAG GGACAATGTCCTGGTTCGACATGGCTCAGCCGCTGACCACACTGACCACAGCCTCCAGGCTCATGCTGGCCCCACTGACCTGGACGTGGCCATGTTCCATCGAGATGCTG GCGCAGACTCCGACTCTGACAGTGACCTGtccttggaggaggagaggagtcTCTCCATTCCATCTTCAGAAAGCGAGGACAATGGCCGGACGCGGGGGCGCTTCCAACGGCCACTCTGCCGGGCAGCCCAGAGTGAGAGGCTCCTCACCCACCCCAAAG ATGTGGATGGCAATGACCTCCTGTCCTACTGGCCAGCCCTGGGGGAGTGCGAGGCAGCCCCCTGTGCTCTGCAGACTTGGGGCTCTGAAAGGCGCCTGGGGCTGGACACCAGCAAGGATGCAGCTAACAACAACCAGCCAGACCCGGCCCTGACCAGTGGGGATGAGACTTCTCTGGGCCGGGCCCAGCGCCAGAGGAAAG GCATCCTGAAGAACCGGTTGCAATACCCACTGGTGCCACAGACCCGAGGTGCCCCTGAGCTGTCCTGGTGCCGTGCAGCCACCTTGGGCCACCGTGCTGTGCCAGCTGCCTCTTACGGTCGCATCTATGCTGGCGGGGGCACGGGTAGCCTTTCACAGCCAGCCAGCCGCTACTCTTCTAGAGAACAGCTGGACCTGCTCCTCCGGCGGCAACTGAGCCGTGAGCGACTAGAGGAAGCCCCTGCCCCTGTTCTACGTCCCCTGAGCCGGCCAGGGTCCCAGGAATGCATGGATGCTGCACCAGGCCGACTGGAGCCCAGAGATCGGGGCAGCACCCTGCCACGGAGGCAGCCACCTCGGGACTACCCTGGCACCATGGCTGGCCGCTTCGGGTCACGGGATGCGCTCGACTTAGGGGCACCTCGAGAGTGGTTAAGCACGCTGCCTCCGCCCCGCCGCACCCGGGACCTTGACCCACAgcccccacctctgcccctgTCTCCCCAGCGGCAACTCTCAAGGGACCCCCTCTTGCCATCCCGGCCGCTGGACTCTCTGTCTAGGAGCTCGAACTCTCGGGAGCAGCTGGACCAGGTGCCTAGCCGGCACCCCTCACGAGAAGCCCTTGGGCCACCCCCGCAGCTGCTCAGAGCTAGGGAGGACTCGGTCAGTGGCCCCAGCCATGGCCCCTCCACAGAACAGTTGGACATTCTTTCCTCCATCCTTGCCTCTTTCAACTCCTCGGCCCTCTCCTCTGTGCAATCTTCAAGCACACCCTTGGGCCCTCACACCACTGCCACAccttctgccacagcctctgtGCTTGGGCCCTCCACGCCACGTTCTGCCACATCTCACAGCATCTCGGAGCTGTCGCCAGACTCAGA AGTTCCCAGAAGTGAGGGTCACTCCTGA